Within Dysgonomonas sp. HDW5A, the genomic segment CGAAGAATCGGCTACCGAATGGCATGCCCCCGGCAAGTTCAATAAAGATACCGGTGAAAGAATTATCAATCAGGCAAAAGACCAACCTCAGCTTTATCAGAATGTTTTCGGTCATACACTTGTTGAATTAGCCGAAAAAGATACCCGCATAGTAGGTGTTACCCCTGCCATGCCATCGGGATGCTCTATGACTTTTATGATGAAAGCATTTCCCGAAAGAAGTTTTGATGTAGGTATTGCCGAAGCTCATGCTGTTACTTATGCAGGCGGTTTGGCAAAGGAAGAACTGATTCCGTTTTGTAATATATATTCATCGTTCATGCAACGCGCTTATGATCAGGTGATACACGACATAGCATTACAAAAACTTCATGTGATATTCTGCCTCGACAGGGCTGGGCTGGTTGGTGAAGACGGACCTACGCATCACGGAGCTTTTGACCTTGCTTATATGCGCTGTATACCTAATCTGATAATTGCATCGCCATATAACGAACATTATTTACGCCACTTAATGTATACGGCTACGTATGGCAATGAGGGACCGTTTGTAATACGCTATCCGAGAGGACAGGGTGAATTAAAAGACTGGGAGTGTGAAATGAAGATTCTGCCCATAGGTAAAGGTCGTAAGTTGAAAGACGGCTCCGATATGGCTATAATATCAATAGGCCCGATAGGAAACACGGTCACGGCAGCTATCAAAGAACTCGAAACTCTTGGTTACAATATTGCTCATTATGATATCATATTTTTAAAGCCGATAGATACAGACCTGCTCAACGAAGTTGCTTCGAAATTTACGAAAGTGATGACGGTAGAAAACGGTGTAATAGCAGGTGGTTTAGGATCGGCTATCCTAGAACATTTTTCGGAGAACAATTTTAACAATATAGAAGTTACACGTGTCGGATTACCTGACGAATTTGTAACACACGGTTCGATTGCCGAATTAAACAAGTTATGCGAAATAGACGTAGCGGGAATAAAGAAACGCATCGTAAACGTCCTGACAAACGCAAAAGTTGAAACCCCTATACCATGAGAGTAGTTATCGCAGGTGCAGGTGCTGTAGGAACACATTTGGCTAAGCTATTATCGGGAGAAAATCAGGATGTTATCATCATGGATCCCGATATTGAGAAATTGAATTTCTCGAAAAGCCATTTCGAAATAATGACGATGGAGGGATCATCTACTTCTCTGAAAGATTTGAAAGAAGTAGGAGTTGAAGAGGCCGATTTATTTATCGGTGTAACCCCCGAAGAATCAGTCAACATTACTTCTTGCATGCTTGCCTCTAAGATGGGTGCGAAAAAAACGTTTGCACGTATCGATAACTTCGAGTATTTACTACCCAAAAACAAAGAGTTTTTCGAGAGCTTAGGTGTCGACTCGATGGTTTATCCTGAGATGTTGGCAGCCAAAGAAATTGTATCAGCTATAAAAAGACCGTGGGTAAGACTTTGGGTCGAATTATTTGGTGGTGCTATCATTTTGGTGGGTGCCAAGATCAGAAGTAACTCGGAACTGGTAGGTAAATATCTGCATGAAATATCTGTAAATCCTAAAAAATTTCACATTGTAGCCATAAAACGCAACAACCGGACAATTATCCCCAAAGGATCTGATCAGATAATATCGGGAGATATTCTCTTTTTCACGACAACAAAAGAATTTATAGACGAAATTCCCGCTATTACAGGCAAAAAGAATTTCGAAGTAAAAAATATAATGATAATGGGAGGAAGCCGGATAGCAATCCGCACCTGCCAATATCTACCCAGCGACATGAAAATTAAGCTACTTGAGTCAGACAAAAACAAGTGCTATCAGTTGTTGCAAAAACTACCCAAGAATGTGACGGTCTTCCATGATGACGGTCGTAATTCCGAATTTCTACAAGAAGAAAGTATCAAGGACACAGATGCTTTTATAGCCGTAACAGGAAACTCCGAAGCAAACATACTGGCTTGTCTGGCTGCGAAAAGATTCGGTGTGAGAAAAACTGTAGCCGAGGTTGAAAACATGGATTACATATCTATGGCCGAAAATCTGGATATTGGTTCTATCATCAACAAAAAATTAATTACAGTCAGTAATATATATCGTGTTTTATTGAGTGCAGACGTTTCGAATGTGAAATCTCTAACATTTGCCAATGCTGATGTTGCAGAAATTATTGCACGTCCCAACTCGGCAATTACCAAAAAAGAAATAAAGCGCCTATCTTTGCCAAACAATATGACATTGGGAGGCTTGATACGTAATGGCGAACCCATGCTAATAGAAGGGGATACACAGGTAGAACCTTATGACAATGTTGTTGTCTTCTGTCTGGATGATGCTTTACGTGATGCTGAGAAACTTTTTAATTAGAGTCTCAGACTTATTTTATTACTTTTTTTAAGGTCTAAAGACCCTAACTTTATAACTTTGCTCTGGCTATAATCGTTAAGATGGGAAATTTTAATTTTCGGTTCATCTTTAAAACCATGGGATTCTTACTTATTATAGAATCCATTTTATTGATGATTTCGGCTGCTGTATCATTTTATTACCATGAAATAAGTGGAGATGCTTTTCTTATAAGTGCTTCTATTGCGATTGGTGTGGGGGTGATATTTCGCCTTGTAGGTGCCGAAACCAGAGAACAGTTTATCGGAAAACGCGAAGGATTTCTGGTCGTGGGTCTTTCGTGGGTTATATTATCTGCCTTCGGAATGCTTCCCTTTATCTTTAGCGGAGTTATTCCCAAAGTAAGTGATGCATACTTCGAAACCATGTCGGGCTTCACAACTACGGGCTCTACCATCATTCCCGATGTAGATGTCGTTCCTCTCGGTTTATTATTCTGGCGTTGCCTTACCCAGTGGGTCGGAGGTTTGGGTATTGTTGTATTTGCACTAGCCGTCCTTCCAATAATCGGCGGAAATGCTTCTTTTCTTTTCGATGCCGAAACTACAGGTATAGCCCGCGATCGTTTTCAACCGAGAGTTACTCTAGTTGCCAAAAGATTACTTCTTACTTATGTTACCATAACCGCAATTATAGCCACTCTACTTTGGTTAGGTCCCATGAATGCTTTCGATGCCATTTGTCAGGCTATGTCTACTGCCTCAACAGGTGGTTTCTCTACCAAACAAGATAGTATTGCTTACTGGAATTCGGCATATATCGAGTATGTAATCAGTATATTTATGTTTATAGGGGGAATCAACTTCTCTTTAATTTACTTCTTATTTAAAGGCCAATACAAGAAACTATTTCATAACGAAGAGCTGAAGTGGTATTTTCTTATCTATATTACATTTACCGCTGTTATAACGGCAGGTTTGATATATTCAGGGAAAATAAACATCGCAGAGGATGCTTTCCGAACTTCACTCTTTCAGGTGACATCGGCTATAACCACCACCGGATTTTCGACTGCTGACTTTACCAGTTGGGGACCTTTCTATATGTTCCTCATATACTGTCTGATGATGATTTGTGCCTGTGCCGGCTCTACCTCGGGAGGGATTAAAGTAATCAGGATAGTTGTACTCTTCAAGAATGCTATCAACGAATTTAAACGTCAGGTACACCCCAATGCTATTCTGCCCGTACGTATCAACGATCAGGTACTTCCCGTAGATATAGTAACTAAGATACTTGCTTTTATATTCCTGTACCTATTGATTCTATTTATCAGCTTTTTGGTATTATCGTTTACAGGTATAGATTTTGAGGATTCTATTACAGCTTCTGTATCGTGTTTGGGTAATGTAGGACTAGGAAGCTTAAGCGATAGCGGACACTTTGGTCACCTTTCGGATACTGCCAAATGGTATCTGTCATTCTTAATGTTGACAGGACGTTTGGAGTTGTTTACTATCCTGTCGCTATTCATGCCTGCTTTCTGGAGAAAATAAAATCTCAAAACTTCTGATCAGAACTGACTTCTAATAAACATACTTATGAGAAAATATACTATATTCTTTCTCTTTCTAACTTCAATGTGCTTTTACGGCTTTGGACAAAAGCAGACGGTCAGTTTATTGTTTGCAGGCGATGCCATGCAACATCAGTCGCAAATAGACGCAGCCAAAACAAAAGACGGGTATGACTACTCTTCGTACTTTACTCAAATAGAAGATCAGATAAAAGATGCGGATATCGCAATTGTCAACCTCGAAACAACTCTTCCCGGCAAAGGATATACAGGGTATCCGTGTTTCGGGTCTCCCGATGCTTTTGCATATGCTTTGAAAGATGCCGGATTTGATGTTTTTCTCACCGCCAACAATCATAGTCTGGATAAAAGAAAACAAGGGCTCGAAAGGACTATCACCATGCTCGATTCTATGCATGTAAAGCATTTGGGGACTTATGTTGATCAGGATAAAAAGGATTTGTATTATCCTTTGATGATTATTAAGAATGGCATCCGCATTGCTATGCTCAATTATACTTATGACACAAACGGAATCAGGCTGCAAAAACCCAATATCATAAACCTCATCGACAAAAAGCAGATATTAAACGATATTCAGTGGGCGAAGATGATGAAACCCGATATTATCATTGCCAATATGCACTGGGGTATCGAGCATAAATTATCACCTAATGCCGAACAGAAAGAGTTGGCTCAATTCCTTATAAAAAACGGGGTAAGATTAGTAATTGGCAGCCATCCTCATGTTGTACAGCCTATTGACATACAGAGACAGAATGATTCTATTCAAAATATTATCGTCTATTCACTAGGAAATTTCATATCGGGAATGAAAGGCGATAATGTAGAGGGTGGTATGATGGCTAAAATAGACCTAAGCAAAGATAACGCAGGTGTTGTTCGGATCGACAACTGCTCTTATTCTTTGGTTTGGGTAAATAAACCGATAGAGAACGGAAAACCGAATTTTCAGCTTATACCTGTTGAAAAATATCAAAACGAGGAAGGAAAGTTAAAATTGGGTGAAGAATCTTACCATAAAATGATTCGGTTTTCGGACACAGCCAAGAAAACAATCGAAAGCCTTTGGGGGATTACTGATAGATAATTAAAATCAACTATTTAATGATACGAATCAGTAGTTGATCTGTTATGTTTAATGTTCAATTATTCTAACGCACCCTATTGGGTTTGTTTTTCATTTTGTCTTGATACAAAACGAAACAAAAGATCAAGACTGTGCCTTTTGCTCGACCCGCTACGGTCTCGAAAGCTAAAACAAAAGAAAACATTTATCCTTGATATCCTTTTGTTTCTTAACGCTTTCATTCGCCCTACGGGTACCCCGTGCAACCGTCTAGGTCGGGAAGCCTGACGGGCGAAAGCCACTTACGTGCGTCAGCCCAAGTGCATCAGTGCCACAGCCGTTGGCTGACAAGCGAAGCGGGCGTAAAACTAAACGTGCCGTAAGGCAGTAGGTTTAGTTTAGCCTGTAAGCTTAAGTCAGATAGGCGAGCCACTCAGCACAAAGCCTTTTTGATTCCTTTTGCGGATTTGGGCAAAAGGAATACAAGCAATCTCTGATTGCGCGTAGTAAAAGACAATTTAATAGAATAAACAGTTTCACCCCTACAGCCAAAGCAATAAATAGTTCTGTGGACCTAAAAAGTGCTTAACTCCTGAAAAAATCGCTAACTTTGTATATAGAAACAAAATGATATAGTATGGAAACAGTAGTGAGCGGTATTCGCTCGACCGGTAATCTCCACTTAGGCAATTACTATGGAGCCCTGAAAAACTTTATAAAAATGCAGGAAGAAAACAAATGTTTCTTCTTTATTGCAGATTATCATTCTCTTACGACTCATCCGGATCCGAAGATATTACATGGAAATGTAAAGAATGTGCTAACCGAATATCTGGCTGCGGGTATCGACCCCGATATATCGACTATATACGTACAGAGTGATGTACCCGAAGTATGCGAACTGTATCTATTGCTGAATATGCATGCATATATGGGCGAATTGGCTAAGACCGTATCTTTCAAAGAAAAGGCTCGTAAGCAGCCCGAAAATGTGAATGCCGGTTTACTTACCTACCCTACTCTTATGGCTGCCGATATATTGATGCACAATGCCGACAAGGTACCTGTGGGAAAAGATCAGGAGCAACACCTCGAAATGACTCGCAAATTTGCACGCCGTTTCAACAATTTCTATGGTGTCGAGTATTTTAAAGAACCGATTGCCTACAATTTTGGCAGCGAATTAATTAAAATACCGGGACTGGACGGCAGTGGAAAAATGGGAAAATCGGAAGGTAACTGTATTTATCTTTTTGATGAGCCTAAAGTCATAGAGAAGAAAGTAAAAAGGGCATTAACAGACGAAGGACCTCAAAGCCCTAATTCTCCAAAACCCGATTGTATCGAAAACCTGTTTACTATTCTGCGTGTGGTTTCAACCGAAGAGGTAGTGAAACATTTCGAAGATAAATGGAATTCATGCGAAATACGTTACGGCGATCTTAAAAAGCAATTGGCTGAAGATATTATTGCGGTAACATCACCTATTCGCGACCGTATTCTTCAAATTCAGGACGATGAGGCATACTTACACAAGGTAGTAACCGAAGGTACTGAAAAAGCCCGTGAAAGTGCCCGTAAAACATTACGGGAGGTACGTGAGATAATGGGATTCAAGAATTTCTAAAAAACAATCACGATATATATAATAAAAGGCTGATTTCTTGCGAAATCAGCCTTTTGTATTATTTGGTAGCGTTAAATATTTAATGATATATCTTTATTGGTAGAGGCAGACCTATGTGTCGGTACTAAATAGGTGAACACACAGGTTCACCCCTACAGCCAAAGCTATAAAAAGGTCTGAGACTTTAGTTACATATTGTTTTTGGGCTTTAAAAACCGGTTTGTCAAATATCTTCGTACCGGTATATCGTAAAATTTCAAACAGATATAGGCTACAATAATACTTCCTGCAACAACTCCTGCTGCACCAGGCAATGATTCTTCAAATGTGAGATCATTATTCTTCACCCAAGCAAAATACAGATAAATAAAGGGGTAATGTACCATATACAAAGGATAAGAAATATCTCCCAAGAACTTGCATACACGAGTCGTGTACTTATCGGTAGTATTTCCTGAAGCTCCCAAATAGACTAGAAGCGGAAAAAATACAACACAGCATACAGTATCATATATACCGTTCATCCATAAATATTCGGCTCCACCTATACGTGGTACAGCTAAAAGAGCTACGATAAACAAACTGCATATCCAAAAAGCTCCTTTTATATTAGCAGGCTTGAAGATACGAGAAAGAAGTAGTCCGGCAGAAAATGAGAATAACAAGCGAAAAGAGCCTCCGGTAAATTCTTCTCCTGTCAGTGAAAACCCTACACATATATCACCTAATGGTCCCCATACAGCAAATGAAGCCAAGCCGCATCCGGCAACAAAAACCAATACTGCAAGAGCTTTAGTTGAGAGCTTACGAATAAACAACACATAGAGAATATTACCGATATACTCAAAAAACAAAGACCAACTGGGTCCATTCAATGGGAACATCTCCCCTACACCTCTTATTTCGGTTCCTGTAGTAGCCGGAATCAAAAACATATTCAACAATGTGGCAATAAGCAAAGCCACAACAGGTACTACCGATACATCCCATACAGAGCAGCCTTGGGTATAGAACATGATGGCCCCTATGATAGCTCCCATTACAACCATCGGGTGAAGACGTATAATCCGGCGTTTGATGAAATCTTTGGGTTTCATTGTACCCCAACGATCGTCGTAAGCATAACCGACAACAAATCCTGACAGTATAAAGAAAAAGTCGACTGCTAAATAACCGTGATTGATTCTTTGGTCTAAATGACTGGTCGCAAAGGCTTCAAATATGTGGAAGCATACAACCATGATAGCCGCCACTCCACGTAATCCATCGAGTATGTTGTAATGTGGCTTGGTATCTGCAAATGCAGCGTCAGAGATTTGAGTTTTCAGCATTAAATTTAGTTTTTGAGGAATAAATAACTTTAAAGACATAACAACCTATCGCTGTTTTGCTTTCCAAAGCAATAAATAGTTATGCGAACTTAATGCGGCAAAAATACAACGTATTTCTTTGCAAAAGTTTGTCCTAAATCAAAATTGGCAATCAAGCCTGAAATTAATCATTGGCTCGAAGTCGGCTGAGTGTAGAAAGGGTAATCCCTAAATAGGAGGCAATATATCTTAAATTGGTTCGCTGTTCCACATAAGGAAACTGCTTTTTGAATTCTTCGTACCGTTCTTTGGCAGGTAAAGTCAGACGTTCTTTGTGACTGCGATGCAAGCGTCTGTATTCATTCTGATGAATGATTCGCCCCCAATTACTCAATTCAAGGTTAGTTTCGAAAAGGCGGGTCAGATCAGTTAGCAATATACTGTAAACCTCCACGTCTTCGAGCGTTTCGACAAACTCTTCACTCACTTTTTTATAATACAACTCATCCATACTGAATACAATACCTCCTTCACAGGAAAATGAAGTTGTTATCTCTTCACCATCGACCAACCAGAAAGAGCGTGTCATTCCCTTTTCGAGGAAATAGGCATATTTACAATATATATCTTTCTTTATCAACTGATGCCTTTTAGGAAAATGACACAAAGTGACGCAGGTTTCCAATTCCCCTATGGTTTCATCGGAAATAGGATATAAAGATTTCATATTGTTTATAATATTTTCCATGTTCAATAGCATTTTATCTCTCAATACAAACCTGCATGATATCACATCATATAACAGCACAGAACTTTCCAGAATAGGTTTTGACCTACATTTCAAAGATACAAGTTTTCGATATCAGATCAATTCCTATTTTAACATTTCTGTTTTTCAATAAGGATATCGTTATTTTTCCAAACTGTGGGAAAGTACATAATAAACAGGAAAACAAGGTACACTCTCGTTATGAAAACGGTCGGAAGCTGTTACCGAATAATAAATTCCTTCCTCTATATCGGGGGTCTGAAGTTGTATCTTATTACCTCTTATTCCTGTGGCTACTATGCTTTTAACATTCCTGATATCAAAATCCTCAGTCGATGATTCGTAAACGGTATACACCTGACCTTCCGAAGGATTAGATGATTCCCATTCTAAGGTGGTTGTACCATCGGCAGCACGATAAACCTGCATATTCAGAGGCGAAAGAGGGGCTGTATCATCCAGCCATTTCATTGAAGGTAATTTTGCCGGATAAGTATAATAATGCGTCAAAGCATCTTTCAAACCTTTTGTATTGCTCAACACATTGCCTACCCTGTAATAGGCTGCTCCGGCAGCTTGGCTGGTACGGATAAAATCAACCTGTTGAGTTATATCTTTTAATGGCCAGTTACCTTCTGTAGACATCAACCGATATACTCCAAGACCGGGAACTACAAAGCGTCCGTTACTTGTTTTGACCCACTCATCTACATAGGTTCCAAATTTAGCCTCATTGTAATACATCATCGGGTATATTGCATCCATCTTTCCGTCCATCATCCATTTACCGGCATCCTGATGTACGCTTGAATAGGCTGTCCATGTACCTTTCATCGGATCAAGGTCTTTGTATCTGCCTATCGGGCTGCAACTAACCTGCACCCAAGGTTTTTTCTCTTTGGTCTGATCGTATATATCCGATACTAAGGCATTTATATTCTCGCGTCTCCACTCTTGTAATGACTTTCCACGACCATACTTGGAAAAAGTATCACTATCGGGAAACTTTCCGGCTGCCTCTGGGTAACGGATATAGTCGAAATGAACACCATCGACATCGTAATTGGTAACAATTTCATCGACAACTTTCAGGATATGTTTTCTCGCTTCAGGGTTTCCCGGATCAAGATACCATTCGTCTTTATATAATTTGCAAAGTTGGGGGTATCGCGATACAACTGATGAACGTCCTTGATCTTTGACTTGTTTTTTTGAACCGAGCGGAAAGGTCACAATCCACGCATGGCACTCGAGTCCTCTGCGGTGGCATTCCTGTATAGCATAGGCCAATGGATCGTATGCTGTAATAGCTCCAATGGTTTTATCTTTGGAAATATAAGGGCTCCAAGGTTCTATTTTTGATTGAAAGAAGACATCTCCACGAATTCGCACCTGAAAAAGTATGGTGTTAAAATTTGCCTCCTGTAACTGATCCAAAATCTTGCTCAATTGCTTTTGCTGATTTTCGGGCGATAAAGAGGGCGAAGGCCAGTCGAGATTCCAGTTAGTTGTCAGCCAGGCTGCACGGACTTCCGTATCGGGATTTTGAGCTGTTAATGGTGCTGAAACTAGTCCGCACATAAAAATTAAAAGAAGTGAAAGTATTTGTAGTGGCTTCATATTTCGAAAAAGTATCAAAAATACACATTTTACTGTTTAGTTCACGATTAAGTATCGCAATTTTTTTTGCTCCATCCGAATCTGTCGGAATATACCTATATATCTGTCCTATATTGGCAAACAGGCAAGTTCCCTTTTACTTCAAAACAATAAAAATGCATGTGAGCTTAAACAGCAATTCAATAACAATAAAACATCCTAAAAGTTTACTTATCTTTGTAGAAACCATGATAAAACTACTGAATTTTATTTTATGAAAACAGATATTGAAATTGCCAGAAGTATCAAACTTGAGCCTATCAGTAAAATTGCTCAACAGATAAATATAGCTGATGAACACATCCATAATTATGGGAAGTACATGGCCAAAGTGCCGGCATCGCTTATCGACAATAACAAAGTAAACCAAAGTAATTTAATATTAGTAACTGCCATAACACCGACTAAGGCAGGAATCGGTAAAACAACGGTTTCGATAGGTCTAACTTTAGGCTTAAACAAAATAGGGAAAAAAGCGGTTGTAGCCTTGCGTGAACCCTCTTTAGGTCCTTGCTTCGGCATGAAAGGCGGAGCTGCAGGCGGAGGTTATGCACAGGTTCTCCCTATGGAGGATATTAACTTGCACTTTACGGGAGATTTTCACGCCATTACCTCGGCTCACAATATGATATCGGCTTTGCTTGACAATTATTTGTATCAAAACCGAGCAGCAGGAAAAGGGTTGAAAGAAATCCTTTGGAAAAGAGTACTTGATATTAACGATAGAAGTTTACGATATATAGTTTCGGGATTACATGGTTCTGCAAACGGAATACCCACTGAATCGGGATTCGACATTACTCCTGCATCCGAAATTATGGCGATCCTCTGCTTATCGAAAGATATTGAGGACTTGAGAAGGCGTATCGAAAAAATCATCTTGGGGTATAACTATGACAACACTCCTTTTACCGTAAAAGATCTGGGTATTGCCGGATCGATAGTTGTATTGCTTAAAGATGCCATCAACCCAAATCTGGTACAGACTACCGAACACAATGCGGCGATAGTACATGGTGGTCCTTTTGCCAATATTGCTCACGGATGTAATTCTATTATTGCGACTAAGGTTGCGATGAGCCATGCCGATTATGTAGTTACAGAAGCGGGATTTGGTGCTGATCTGGGTGCTGAAAAATTCTTCAATATAAAGTGCCGGAAAGCAGGATTAACACCCAAATTAACAGTTAT encodes:
- the dxs gene encoding 1-deoxy-D-xylulose-5-phosphate synthase, with amino-acid sequence MSENQNNNISLLQSIDYPKDLKSLTLDQLETLCKDLRTFIIDQLSANPGHFGSSLGTVELTVALHYVYNTPFDRIVWDVGHQAYSHKILTGRRDQFHTNRKFGGLAGFPNPEESEYDTFSAGHASNSISAALGMAVASSLKHENKHVVAVIGDGSLTGGLAYEGLNNASSQPNDLLIVLNDNDMAIDDNVGGLKDYLVKMTTSQTYNRMRNDVYQKFKRKNLITEKGKNFILRFNNSLKSLITKQQNIFEGLNIRYFGPIDGHDLKGLIRIIQNIKDLKGPKLLHIHTIKGKGYKPAEESATEWHAPGKFNKDTGERIINQAKDQPQLYQNVFGHTLVELAEKDTRIVGVTPAMPSGCSMTFMMKAFPERSFDVGIAEAHAVTYAGGLAKEELIPFCNIYSSFMQRAYDQVIHDIALQKLHVIFCLDRAGLVGEDGPTHHGAFDLAYMRCIPNLIIASPYNEHYLRHLMYTATYGNEGPFVIRYPRGQGELKDWECEMKILPIGKGRKLKDGSDMAIISIGPIGNTVTAAIKELETLGYNIAHYDIIFLKPIDTDLLNEVASKFTKVMTVENGVIAGGLGSAILEHFSENNFNNIEVTRVGLPDEFVTHGSIAELNKLCEIDVAGIKKRIVNVLTNAKVETPIP
- the trkA gene encoding Trk system potassium transporter TrkA, with amino-acid sequence MRVVIAGAGAVGTHLAKLLSGENQDVIIMDPDIEKLNFSKSHFEIMTMEGSSTSLKDLKEVGVEEADLFIGVTPEESVNITSCMLASKMGAKKTFARIDNFEYLLPKNKEFFESLGVDSMVYPEMLAAKEIVSAIKRPWVRLWVELFGGAIILVGAKIRSNSELVGKYLHEISVNPKKFHIVAIKRNNRTIIPKGSDQIISGDILFFTTTKEFIDEIPAITGKKNFEVKNIMIMGGSRIAIRTCQYLPSDMKIKLLESDKNKCYQLLQKLPKNVTVFHDDGRNSEFLQEESIKDTDAFIAVTGNSEANILACLAAKRFGVRKTVAEVENMDYISMAENLDIGSIINKKLITVSNIYRVLLSADVSNVKSLTFANADVAEIIARPNSAITKKEIKRLSLPNNMTLGGLIRNGEPMLIEGDTQVEPYDNVVVFCLDDALRDAEKLFN
- a CDS encoding TrkH family potassium uptake protein, with translation MGNFNFRFIFKTMGFLLIIESILLMISAAVSFYYHEISGDAFLISASIAIGVGVIFRLVGAETREQFIGKREGFLVVGLSWVILSAFGMLPFIFSGVIPKVSDAYFETMSGFTTTGSTIIPDVDVVPLGLLFWRCLTQWVGGLGIVVFALAVLPIIGGNASFLFDAETTGIARDRFQPRVTLVAKRLLLTYVTITAIIATLLWLGPMNAFDAICQAMSTASTGGFSTKQDSIAYWNSAYIEYVISIFMFIGGINFSLIYFLFKGQYKKLFHNEELKWYFLIYITFTAVITAGLIYSGKINIAEDAFRTSLFQVTSAITTTGFSTADFTSWGPFYMFLIYCLMMICACAGSTSGGIKVIRIVVLFKNAINEFKRQVHPNAILPVRINDQVLPVDIVTKILAFIFLYLLILFISFLVLSFTGIDFEDSITASVSCLGNVGLGSLSDSGHFGHLSDTAKWYLSFLMLTGRLELFTILSLFMPAFWRK
- a CDS encoding CapA family protein — protein: MRKYTIFFLFLTSMCFYGFGQKQTVSLLFAGDAMQHQSQIDAAKTKDGYDYSSYFTQIEDQIKDADIAIVNLETTLPGKGYTGYPCFGSPDAFAYALKDAGFDVFLTANNHSLDKRKQGLERTITMLDSMHVKHLGTYVDQDKKDLYYPLMIIKNGIRIAMLNYTYDTNGIRLQKPNIINLIDKKQILNDIQWAKMMKPDIIIANMHWGIEHKLSPNAEQKELAQFLIKNGVRLVIGSHPHVVQPIDIQRQNDSIQNIIVYSLGNFISGMKGDNVEGGMMAKIDLSKDNAGVVRIDNCSYSLVWVNKPIENGKPNFQLIPVEKYQNEEGKLKLGEESYHKMIRFSDTAKKTIESLWGITDR
- the trpS gene encoding tryptophan--tRNA ligase translates to METVVSGIRSTGNLHLGNYYGALKNFIKMQEENKCFFFIADYHSLTTHPDPKILHGNVKNVLTEYLAAGIDPDISTIYVQSDVPEVCELYLLLNMHAYMGELAKTVSFKEKARKQPENVNAGLLTYPTLMAADILMHNADKVPVGKDQEQHLEMTRKFARRFNNFYGVEYFKEPIAYNFGSELIKIPGLDGSGKMGKSEGNCIYLFDEPKVIEKKVKRALTDEGPQSPNSPKPDCIENLFTILRVVSTEEVVKHFEDKWNSCEIRYGDLKKQLAEDIIAVTSPIRDRILQIQDDEAYLHKVVTEGTEKARESARKTLREVREIMGFKNF
- a CDS encoding acyltransferase, which translates into the protein MLKTQISDAAFADTKPHYNILDGLRGVAAIMVVCFHIFEAFATSHLDQRINHGYLAVDFFFILSGFVVGYAYDDRWGTMKPKDFIKRRIIRLHPMVVMGAIIGAIMFYTQGCSVWDVSVVPVVALLIATLLNMFLIPATTGTEIRGVGEMFPLNGPSWSLFFEYIGNILYVLFIRKLSTKALAVLVFVAGCGLASFAVWGPLGDICVGFSLTGEEFTGGSFRLLFSFSAGLLLSRIFKPANIKGAFWICSLFIVALLAVPRIGGAEYLWMNGIYDTVCCVVFFPLLVYLGASGNTTDKYTTRVCKFLGDISYPLYMVHYPFIYLYFAWVKNNDLTFEESLPGAAGVVAGSIIVAYICLKFYDIPVRRYLTNRFLKPKNNM
- a CDS encoding Crp/Fnr family transcriptional regulator gives rise to the protein MENIINNMKSLYPISDETIGELETCVTLCHFPKRHQLIKKDIYCKYAYFLEKGMTRSFWLVDGEEITTSFSCEGGIVFSMDELYYKKVSEEFVETLEDVEVYSILLTDLTRLFETNLELSNWGRIIHQNEYRRLHRSHKERLTLPAKERYEEFKKQFPYVEQRTNLRYIASYLGITLSTLSRLRAND
- a CDS encoding glycoside hydrolase family 10 protein, whose translation is MKPLQILSLLLIFMCGLVSAPLTAQNPDTEVRAAWLTTNWNLDWPSPSLSPENQQKQLSKILDQLQEANFNTILFQVRIRGDVFFQSKIEPWSPYISKDKTIGAITAYDPLAYAIQECHRRGLECHAWIVTFPLGSKKQVKDQGRSSVVSRYPQLCKLYKDEWYLDPGNPEARKHILKVVDEIVTNYDVDGVHFDYIRYPEAAGKFPDSDTFSKYGRGKSLQEWRRENINALVSDIYDQTKEKKPWVQVSCSPIGRYKDLDPMKGTWTAYSSVHQDAGKWMMDGKMDAIYPMMYYNEAKFGTYVDEWVKTSNGRFVVPGLGVYRLMSTEGNWPLKDITQQVDFIRTSQAAGAAYYRVGNVLSNTKGLKDALTHYYTYPAKLPSMKWLDDTAPLSPLNMQVYRAADGTTTLEWESSNPSEGQVYTVYESSTEDFDIRNVKSIVATGIRGNKIQLQTPDIEEGIYYSVTASDRFHNESVPCFPVYYVLSHSLEK
- a CDS encoding formate--tetrahydrofolate ligase, translating into MKTDIEIARSIKLEPISKIAQQINIADEHIHNYGKYMAKVPASLIDNNKVNQSNLILVTAITPTKAGIGKTTVSIGLTLGLNKIGKKAVVALREPSLGPCFGMKGGAAGGGYAQVLPMEDINLHFTGDFHAITSAHNMISALLDNYLYQNRAAGKGLKEILWKRVLDINDRSLRYIVSGLHGSANGIPTESGFDITPASEIMAILCLSKDIEDLRRRIEKIILGYNYDNTPFTVKDLGIAGSIVVLLKDAINPNLVQTTEHNAAIVHGGPFANIAHGCNSIIATKVAMSHADYVVTEAGFGADLGAEKFFNIKCRKAGLTPKLTVIVATAQGLKMHGGVAIEDIKKENIEGLRNGLANIEKHISNMQSFGQTVVVAFNKYAQDTQAELDIITDFCKSKNIGFAINNAFSEGGEGAVELANLVVKTIENSPSKALTFTYEDDDSIQQKVEKIAKKIYGADAVEFSGKALKILQLIKGTDMEKYPVCIAKTQYSFSEDPKAYGVAKGFTLTINDMVINNGAEFIVAIAGTIMRMPGLPKVPQANHIDIVDGLIDGLS